In a genomic window of Alteromonas gilva:
- a CDS encoding M1 family metallopeptidase gives MKKLAWLLTTIPLYMACTPATDNASQAQLPQSTNPSADNIKAGVDYHSFSNPDEVTVTHLDIELTANFTAKVLSGSVTLDYERQTPNASSLILDTRDLAIERVTANGEAVDFNLRPADPELGAALEINLPQSASQVTIEYATSPQASGVQWLTPSQTAGKEHPFLFTQAQAVHARSFIPLQDSPQVRVTYNATIHTPPELLAVMSAANDPQTERDGEYDFTMPQPVPSYLIALAIGDLHFKPMGERTGVYAEPALLEAAAEEFADTESMLLATENTYGPYGWDRYDLLILPPSFPFGGMENPRLSFITPTVIAGDKSLVSLIAHELAHSWSGNTVTNATWRDLWLNEGFTTYLTYRIMEMIYGNDRYRMEAVLGYQDLQNDIAALDDNDEILAIDLRGRNPDDVFSNIPYEKGALFLRELEHKVGRDNFDQFLLNYFDHFAFKSITTDEFVAYLNKTLVADYPEQLNEERIQQWIFEPGIPAGAPVPESDAFMLVDQARQNWLAGEKAASDIKTAGWTVHEWLYFLNNMPAQLSDEQLAELDSAFGLTASTNNEIAHSWLMIAVHNEYQPAYNRLYNYLVTIGRNKLVKPLYRELSKTPEGKAFAQKAFAEARPGYHPLTIKANEGFVE, from the coding sequence ATGAAAAAGCTCGCTTGGTTACTCACCACAATCCCACTTTATATGGCCTGTACGCCTGCTACTGATAATGCATCGCAGGCACAACTACCGCAAAGTACCAACCCATCTGCAGATAACATTAAAGCAGGAGTGGATTATCATTCTTTTTCAAATCCGGATGAAGTGACTGTCACTCATTTGGATATTGAGTTGACCGCTAACTTTACGGCAAAGGTCTTATCGGGCTCGGTGACGCTTGATTATGAGAGACAGACACCGAACGCCAGTTCGCTGATTTTAGATACGCGGGATTTAGCAATTGAGCGCGTGACCGCCAATGGCGAAGCGGTAGATTTTAACCTGCGCCCGGCCGATCCTGAATTAGGCGCAGCGCTTGAGATCAACCTTCCGCAAAGCGCTAGTCAAGTCACGATCGAATACGCAACGTCGCCTCAGGCATCAGGTGTACAATGGTTAACGCCAAGCCAAACAGCCGGTAAAGAGCACCCGTTTTTATTTACTCAGGCACAAGCCGTGCATGCCCGTAGCTTTATTCCGCTGCAGGATTCGCCGCAGGTTCGCGTAACCTATAACGCCACTATTCATACGCCGCCGGAATTGCTGGCAGTAATGAGTGCCGCAAACGATCCACAAACGGAGCGGGATGGTGAGTATGATTTTACTATGCCACAGCCGGTCCCTTCTTATTTGATTGCACTGGCCATTGGCGATTTACATTTTAAACCTATGGGTGAGCGCACCGGGGTGTACGCTGAGCCTGCTTTGCTGGAAGCTGCTGCCGAGGAATTTGCCGATACCGAAAGTATGTTGCTGGCTACGGAGAATACTTACGGGCCTTACGGTTGGGATCGCTACGACTTACTTATACTGCCACCTTCGTTCCCGTTTGGAGGGATGGAAAACCCGCGCCTTTCGTTTATTACGCCGACGGTTATTGCCGGCGACAAGAGCCTGGTGTCGTTAATCGCACACGAGCTGGCACACAGTTGGTCAGGTAATACGGTCACCAACGCCACCTGGCGCGATCTGTGGTTAAACGAAGGTTTTACCACTTATTTAACCTACCGCATTATGGAAATGATCTACGGCAACGACCGCTACCGGATGGAAGCGGTGCTGGGCTATCAGGATTTGCAGAACGATATTGCCGCGCTGGATGACAACGATGAGATCCTGGCTATCGATTTACGTGGCCGTAATCCGGATGATGTTTTTTCGAATATTCCCTATGAGAAGGGCGCTTTGTTTTTACGCGAACTTGAACATAAAGTAGGCCGTGACAACTTTGATCAGTTTTTGCTGAATTACTTTGATCACTTTGCCTTTAAAAGCATTACCACTGATGAGTTTGTGGCGTACCTGAATAAAACCCTGGTAGCAGACTATCCTGAGCAACTTAACGAAGAACGCATTCAGCAATGGATTTTTGAGCCGGGGATCCCGGCCGGTGCGCCAGTGCCAGAATCCGACGCCTTTATGCTGGTGGATCAGGCTCGTCAGAACTGGTTAGCCGGTGAGAAAGCCGCCAGCGATATTAAAACCGCCGGCTGGACCGTGCATGAATGGTTGTATTTTTTAAATAATATGCCCGCGCAGTTATCTGATGAGCAGTTGGCTGAACTCGACAGCGCTTTTGGTTTAACCGCAAGTACTAACAATGAGATTGCTCACAGCTGGTTAATGATTGCGGTGCATAACGAGTACCAACCGGCTTATAACCGTTTATACAATTATTTGGTAACCATTGGCCGTAACAAGCTGGTCAAACCGCTGTACCGGGAATTGTCTA
- a CDS encoding methyl-accepting chemotaxis protein codes for MNLSIKQKLLLISVLPVILIGGIMTVLSVYQVNQQAEERLTSSRAVMISDREKEVKALVEMAVSLVKPIYDRGGSMAEATELLKQFEYGESGYVFGYDEQGIRVFNGKNPARIGDSFWDLKDSNGVYLIRELIKAGKRNRFAEGDEYVTYYFPKLGETTPFPKLSYSAYFPDWDLMIGTGFYIDEVEAELAVIEEEVYASRNQLVTFLVLTCIGLGGVAFVVGLMVRHSITKPLDEVNSSIRELAQGNGDLTRKISVNDNFEIGKLAGNVNQLLSNLHSMMCMIRDLSKDMEQETARLSDGANRVDRIAAEQQSNTDQIATAVTELSVSSQSVTDHANAAAEAAQQAEEQGELAGKTVAETVNSMNQLVEEIGRASEVVKRVGGDVDGIVGLLQVIENIAAQTNLLALNAAIEAARAGEQGRGFAVVADEVRSLASKTQSSTEQIQDMIQRLQTGSESALNTMETSITQSQKTQQQVAETQSALTMIANATQTINRMNAEIATAAHEQSEVSADISVRVNEVNDHTNQLAQASADNKQVCIVFNDKTQRLDKLVGQFKL; via the coding sequence GTGAACCTTTCTATCAAACAAAAGTTATTGCTTATATCGGTATTACCCGTCATTTTAATCGGCGGCATAATGACGGTTTTGTCGGTTTATCAGGTCAATCAGCAGGCTGAAGAACGCCTGACCAGCAGCCGCGCGGTGATGATCAGCGACCGTGAAAAAGAAGTTAAAGCCCTAGTAGAAATGGCTGTCAGCCTGGTAAAGCCAATTTACGATCGGGGCGGCTCAATGGCAGAAGCTACCGAATTGCTTAAGCAGTTTGAATACGGCGAGTCAGGGTACGTGTTTGGTTACGATGAGCAGGGAATACGGGTCTTCAATGGTAAAAACCCCGCGCGCATCGGCGATAGCTTTTGGGATCTGAAAGACAGTAATGGGGTTTATTTAATCCGTGAGCTGATTAAAGCCGGTAAACGAAACCGTTTTGCTGAGGGTGATGAGTATGTCACCTACTACTTTCCCAAGCTGGGGGAAACCACGCCGTTTCCAAAGCTGTCTTATTCGGCTTATTTTCCTGATTGGGACCTGATGATAGGCACCGGCTTTTACATTGATGAAGTGGAAGCGGAATTGGCAGTCATCGAAGAAGAGGTTTATGCCAGTCGCAACCAGTTGGTGACATTTCTGGTGCTCACCTGCATTGGTTTAGGTGGTGTTGCGTTTGTGGTGGGGTTAATGGTGCGACACAGCATCACCAAACCCCTTGATGAGGTCAATTCGTCAATCCGCGAATTAGCGCAGGGTAATGGTGATTTAACCCGCAAGATAAGCGTGAATGACAATTTTGAGATTGGCAAGCTGGCGGGCAATGTAAATCAGTTACTCAGCAATTTACACAGTATGATGTGCATGATCCGTGATCTGTCAAAAGATATGGAGCAGGAAACCGCCAGATTAAGCGACGGCGCCAACAGAGTGGATAGGATTGCTGCTGAGCAGCAGAGTAATACCGACCAAATTGCGACGGCGGTGACGGAGCTTTCGGTTTCTTCACAGAGTGTAACGGATCACGCTAATGCCGCTGCCGAAGCGGCGCAACAAGCTGAAGAGCAGGGTGAATTAGCCGGTAAAACCGTGGCCGAAACGGTTAACAGCATGAACCAGCTGGTGGAAGAAATTGGCCGGGCCAGCGAGGTGGTAAAACGCGTTGGTGGCGACGTTGATGGCATTGTTGGTTTATTGCAGGTGATTGAGAATATCGCGGCACAAACAAACTTGTTGGCGTTAAACGCGGCTATTGAGGCTGCCAGAGCCGGTGAGCAAGGTCGCGGATTTGCAGTAGTCGCCGACGAAGTGAGAAGCCTGGCGAGTAAAACTCAGTCAAGCACCGAGCAAATTCAGGATATGATCCAACGGTTGCAAACGGGCTCTGAATCAGCCCTCAACACCATGGAAACCAGTATTACCCAAAGTCAGAAAACGCAGCAGCAAGTGGCAGAAACGCAAAGCGCACTAACGATGATCGCCAATGCCACGCAAACCATTAACCGCATGAATGCTGAAATAGCCACTGCCGCCCATGAACAAAGTGAGGTGTCTGCGGATATCAGTGTGCGGGTCAATGAGGTCAACGATCATACCAACCAGCTTGCTCAGGCTTCGGCCGATAATAAACAGGTTTGTATTGTCTTTAATGACAAGACGCAGCGTTTGGATAAGCTGGTGGGTCAATTTAAACTCTGA